A genomic stretch from Burkholderiaceae bacterium DAT-1 includes:
- a CDS encoding NAD(P)-binding protein codes for MDRRTLLKRAALLAGLPVLQSCERVLSWGLPVRVNRPGMAAGHQLRNGMQPPAPIQTHRCDVAIIGSGAAGLFAGWRLAKSGLTDVVILNGPEPDGNAAGGAFGDYRYPTGAHYLPLPSAESTHVRELLADMGVIEGDPFTTRPVYDERVLVHAPDERLWVDGQWQSGLMPHLGQDATALAEQARFLAEVAHLRSKRGSDGRKVFCIPLALSSTDPAYTRLDQMSFAVWLDTRGYRSAGLRWYLDYCCRDDYGSDLAHTSAWAGLHYFCSRHGQAANAEDGAVLTWPDGLSPLIRHMRSRIGTARQWPGMAWRVQDSAQGVSVDFLDDRGQSQRLIARKVILAVPLHVALHLYPQMADIGFTRDHLPPRAPWLVGNFLIDQFPYEPIDMPLAWDNVVYGSHSLGYVVSTHQMILQGKPPMSVFTAYHAFADADPLATRRWLEHAPDDALFDVISDDLHTVYGWRFRQNLTKAELTVRAHAMASPSPGFLANTGLHALRNHDGAVLFAHSDLSGLSLFEEASWWGEQAAQRILQSSHVA; via the coding sequence ATGGACCGGCGGACGCTGCTCAAACGGGCTGCCCTGCTTGCAGGCTTACCCGTACTGCAAAGCTGCGAGCGGGTGCTGAGCTGGGGCTTGCCGGTGCGCGTGAATCGCCCCGGTATGGCGGCGGGGCATCAATTGCGCAACGGGATGCAGCCACCCGCCCCCATCCAGACGCATCGATGCGATGTTGCCATTATCGGCAGTGGTGCAGCTGGGCTGTTTGCAGGCTGGCGACTGGCCAAGTCCGGCCTCACCGATGTGGTGATCCTCAATGGCCCGGAACCCGATGGCAATGCGGCAGGCGGCGCATTCGGCGACTATCGCTACCCGACTGGCGCGCACTACCTGCCCCTGCCCTCTGCCGAATCCACCCATGTTCGCGAATTACTGGCCGACATGGGCGTGATCGAGGGCGATCCCTTTACTACGCGACCGGTCTACGACGAGCGCGTGCTGGTGCATGCACCGGATGAGCGCCTGTGGGTGGACGGCCAGTGGCAATCCGGGCTGATGCCGCACCTCGGGCAGGATGCGACAGCGCTCGCGGAACAAGCCCGATTTCTGGCGGAAGTCGCCCACCTGCGCAGTAAACGTGGCTCAGATGGGCGCAAGGTATTCTGTATACCATTGGCGCTATCATCCACAGACCCGGCCTATACCCGACTCGATCAGATGAGCTTTGCTGTCTGGCTGGATACGCGCGGTTATCGTTCGGCGGGGCTGCGCTGGTATCTCGACTATTGCTGCCGCGACGACTACGGCAGCGATCTGGCGCACACCTCTGCGTGGGCGGGATTGCACTATTTCTGCAGCCGCCATGGTCAGGCCGCTAACGCCGAGGACGGCGCGGTGCTGACGTGGCCGGACGGACTGAGTCCGCTGATTCGCCATATGCGCAGCCGGATAGGTACTGCACGGCAATGGCCGGGGATGGCCTGGCGCGTGCAGGATAGCGCGCAGGGCGTATCCGTCGATTTTCTGGACGATCGCGGTCAGAGTCAGCGCCTCATCGCGCGCAAGGTGATTCTGGCGGTGCCCTTGCACGTGGCACTGCATCTGTATCCGCAGATGGCTGACATCGGATTCACCCGCGACCATCTCCCTCCGCGCGCACCGTGGCTGGTGGGCAATTTCCTGATCGATCAGTTCCCGTACGAGCCCATCGACATGCCGCTGGCCTGGGACAATGTGGTCTATGGCAGCCACAGCCTCGGCTATGTAGTGTCCACGCACCAGATGATCCTGCAGGGTAAACCGCCGATGAGCGTGTTCACTGCCTACCATGCCTTTGCCGATGCAGATCCGCTTGCTACCCGCCGCTGGCTGGAGCATGCCCCGGACGATGCGTTATTTGATGTGATCTCGGATGATCTGCATACCGTGTACGGCTGGCGATTCAGACAGAATCTGACCAAAGCCGAGCTGACGGTGCGTGCACATGCGATGGCCAGTCCCTCACCCGGCTTTCTGGCAAACACGGGCTTGCATGCACTGCGTAATCACGATGGCGCGGTCCTGTTTGCACATTCGGATTTGAGTGGGCTATCGCTGTTTGAAGAGGCAAGCTGGTGGGGTGAACAGGCCGCGCAGCGCATCCTGCAGTCATCGCACGTCGCTTGA